One Scylla paramamosain isolate STU-SP2022 chromosome 7, ASM3559412v1, whole genome shotgun sequence DNA window includes the following coding sequences:
- the LOC135101817 gene encoding uncharacterized protein LOC135101817, translating into MSTFVCVCVCVCVRVGGCWISDRWRWGVTTASGWLAPVFWSALVNLALHALLTSVSVFLTPSSCTKHRQASPERHEYVSYPTSEQYMNMANAVLTSFPAILRNSDLEEHELQLQWKLHIQRKFQNSRKRQDSSVTEVTSRKKKIPCIAPKETTCPLMCGVKAYLPPRPHSEDDESLERHRQWLALHWMKKDPELDKAERLMQLTLSERRKKIINWNILVAEILNLYLWIQTLDGIIKEFLRLEPQADEPDPRVAVLKGLEKYRLPIIAILKKRKAVPLYMETLLELYDHDESQCECLLSYIGVTSPAWRKERLHF; encoded by the exons atgtcaacttttgtgtgtgtgtgtgtgtgtgtgtgtgtgcgggtgggtgggtgttggatcagtgacaggtggcgctggggagttaccacggcgagCGGTTGGCTGGCTccagtgttttggtcagcactggtcaatcttgccctacacgctctattaaccagtgtttccgtcttcctgacaccttcttcctgcaccaagcaccgtcaagcatcaccagagaggcacgagtacgtaag ctatccaacatcagaacagtatatgaatatggcaaatgctgttttgacatcatttcctgccatcctgagaaacagtgatctcgaggagcatgaattgcagctgcaatggaaattgcacatccagcgcaagtttcagaattcaagaaagaggcaggattcctcagtgactgaggtgacgtcaaggaaaaagaagatcccttgcatagcgccaaaagagactacgtgtccactgatgtgtggagtaaaggcttaccttccaccaaggccccattcagaagatgatgagtcattagagagacatagacagtggcttgctctacattggatgaagaaagatcccgagttagataag gctgaacgcctcatgcagttgacactctctgagagacgcaaaaaaataatcaattggaacattcttgtagcagaaatcctgaacttgtaccTGTGGATTCAGACTCTTGATGGC ataatcaaggagttcctgagattagaaccacaagcggatgaaccagacccaagagtagcagttttgaaagggctggagaaatataggctcccaataattgccattctcaaaaaaagaaaagcagttcctctgtatatggaaaccttacttgaactctatgaccacgatgaaagtcaatgcga atgcttgcttagttatattggggttacttcacctgcttggagaaaggaaagactccatTTTTA g